The Cardinium endosymbiont of Culicoides punctatus region TTCTAATTCCATAGATATTTCTCTATACTTTATTTTTCTAGCCATTCTATTAATCAGTTATTTCTATAATATGTATACTTATTTAAAATTTGATAAATAAGGTCTGATATATCTTCTAATGCTATAGAATTTTTTTTTGCAAAAAAAGCTAAAGGTTTACCAATTTTCGCAGAAATATTAAAATCTTCGCTCTTCCTTATAGCGAAATCTTCCTTTATATACTTTCCATAAAATTTTCTAAGTATGGACATTGCTTCAGCAGAACTAACAGCCTTATATTCATATTTGTTTGGAATAATGTTAATATCTTTAGGTTCTATCTTAGCATGAACATAGAAATTATTTAAATCTTCTAAAAGTATTTTCAGACCATTTAAACTATATGGCTGTGTTTCACATACAAGACTGATTACATCAGAAAAGAATACTACACTTCTATTTAAGAAACTAATGGTTGGATTTGTATCCAAAAAAATAAAATCATAGTTTTTCTCTATTGATGAAAGTACTTCTGAAAGTTTACTAAATGAATTATTTTCTTTATAGAAAACAGATTCAAGACGTGTTAAAGACAAATTAGAAGGTATAAGATCAAACCCTTCAAATATATTTTTCTTAATATCATTAAATGACGCATTTTTTGTGAATAAATCATATAAAGTCAAATAGCTATTATCTGGTAGGAATCCAAAAGAAGTAGATATATGTGCCTGAGGATCGGCATCTATAACTAAAACAGTGTATCCCATTAAAGCAATATGTGAAGACAATTGAAAACAAATACTTGTTTTTCCTACACCTCCTTTAAAATTATAAAATGAAAATTTCTTCTTTAAAATCTGTAAGTTTTTTTCTGATTGAAGACCATTTATAATATTTTTACTATCACTTATAGAAAACTTAGATTCTTTTGTTTTATGACTTTTCAATGTTTTGAAATGATTAGAAATAACATATTCTTTAAGAATACATTCATTTATTCCAGACAATATTGCTATACATTTAAGACTTAACCCATCTCCAACTATGTCAATCATTCCCTTAAAATTTAAAGAAGTTCGCCTAGGCGAACTTTATAAAAAGTTATATATTTATCCTCATCTACTTCTACTAATATTCTATCATTAGTAATGACTTCTTAAATCAAAAACTCAATCACTTATTTAAATAACTGTGTTGAATTATAGTAATTTTATAAAATTTCTAATTAGTCTTTATTTTTACCTAAGTTTTTAATTTCCTGTTCTGATAAGCCGGTGATACGAGCAATTTTTACTATGTCGAAACCTTCTGATAGCATTTCCTTAGATATTTCAATTGCCTTAAGATATTCACCTTTTTGTCTTCCTTTCTGCAAACCAATACTCTCTCCATTTTTAAGGCTTTCATCAATCTGCTTTTTATGTTTTTTTTCTATTTTTTGTATCTCTTCCATCATTTCTTCATGATATTGCTCTTCTAGTTCATAGGGAAGTATATATTTATTACTCGCCTCTAAACGATCCAATAAACCTGAATCCTTAAAGCTATAGAAACTATATTCTGTGATAATAACATGATCTAATACAGGTGTTTCCATAAGTTTACATGCCTGAATAAGACGATCTGTTGTATCTTTATCGCCTTTTGAAGGACGTAAATCTCCAGAAGGATGGTTATGAACTATGATAATGCCTGTAGCACGTTTTTGTAAAGGTATACTCAATACTTCCATTGGCTTAATAACATTAGTTTCCATAGCGTCACCTATACATATAAGTTCTATGTTGATAATGCAACTAGAACTATTTAATGCAATAATCCAACAATGCTCTCTATCTTTATGCAGTTTCTTTTCTCTTTTTAAGACAAGTTGCATAATCTTATAAATATCCGAGGCATGATGGATTGGAAGCTTCTTTAGTTTTAATTTTAATTCCATATATCAATCTAAATTCGAACTGTTTTCTTTAGCAATAGAAAGTATCTCTTCTTTAGAAAGAGTAGTAATAGTTGATATCGTCTCTATATTCATGCCTAACTGTAGCATCTTTAATGCGGTTGTATAACGTTCTTCTTTTTTACCTTTCTCTAAGCCAGTTTGCTCACCTTTTTTAGTACTCTCATCAATTTGTTTTTTTATGCTCTTCCTCAATCTTCCGTATCTCTGACATCATTTCTTCATAGTATTTCTTTTCTAAATCATAGGGAAGTACATATTTATTACTCTCTTCTAATTGACGCAATAAACCTGAATCTTTAAAACTGTAGTAACTATGTTCCGTGATAATAACATGATCTAGAACAGGCGTACGCATAAGTTTACATGCTTGAATAAGAAGATCTGTAACATCTTTATCTTGTTCTGAGGGGGATAAATCTCCTGATGGATGATTGTGGATGAGGATAACGCCTAAGGCACGTTTTTGCAAAGGTATACTCAATACTTCCATGGGTTTAATAGGGGTAGTATGTACGGTATTACCTATAGATAATAATTCTATATTAATTACATAATTAGATCTATTTAACGCAATAACCCAAAAGTGTTCTCTATCTTTATTCAACTTCTTTTCCCTCTTTAAAAAAAGTTGCATAACCTTGTAGATATCTTCGGAATGATGTATCGATAGATCTTCTAGTTTTACTTTTATTTCCATATATACTTGGAATTGAAATCGTTAAATTTTTCTTGCAAAATATCCATACTTATTAGTACTTGCTACCCTTTTAAATCCTAACTTATTAAGTTCTCTTCCCATCCATACTCTATTCAATCTAATAGTAGTGCCAATATGTTCTTGAAGATACTGTAGTATATCTGTAGTTGTCATAAATTCT contains the following coding sequences:
- a CDS encoding ParA family protein, producing the protein MIDIVGDGLSLKCIAILSGINECILKEYVISNHFKTLKSHKTKESKFSISDSKNIINGLQSEKNLQILKKKFSFYNFKGGVGKTSICFQLSSHIALMGYTVLVIDADPQAHISTSFGFLPDNSYLTLYDLFTKNASFNDIKKNIFEGFDLIPSNLSLTRLESVFYKENNSFSKLSEVLSSIEKNYDFIFLDTNPTISFLNRSVVFFSDVISLVCETQPYSLNGLKILLEDLNNFYVHAKIEPKDINIIPNKYEYKAVSSAEAMSILRKFYGKYIKEDFAIRKSEDFNISAKIGKPLAFFAKKNSIALEDISDLIYQILNKYTYYRNN
- a CDS encoding JAB domain-containing protein, which codes for MELKLKLKKLPIHHASDIYKIMQLVLKREKKLHKDREHCWIIALNSSSCIINIELICIGDAMETNVIKPMEVLSIPLQKRATGIIIVHNHPSGDLRPSKGDKDTTDRLIQACKLMETPVLDHVIITEYSFYSFKDSGLLDRLEASNKYILPYELEEQYHEEMMEEIQKIEKKHKKQIDESLKNGESIGLQKGRQKGEYLKAIEISKEMLSEGFDIVKIARITGLSEQEIKNLGKNKD
- a CDS encoding DUF3874 domain-containing protein — encoded protein: MYKLDVYGGELTKEELEEIKLRSNNFQIKSSEEELVQKYLSPSNKEEGEFMTTTDILQYLQEHIGTTIRLNRVWMGRELNKLGFKRVASTNKYGYFARKI
- a CDS encoding JAB domain-containing protein, which translates into the protein MEIKVKLEDLSIHHSEDIYKVMQLFLKREKKLNKDREHFWVIALNRSNYVINIELLSIGNTVHTTPIKPMEVLSIPLQKRALGVILIHNHPSGDLSPSEQDKDVTDLLIQACKLMRTPVLDHVIITEHSYYSFKDSGLLRQLEESNKYVLPYDLEKKYYEEMMSEIRKIEEEHKKTN